A single region of the Lysinibacillus sp. B2A1 genome encodes:
- a CDS encoding saccharopine dehydrogenase, protein MKVVVLGAGLMGKEVARDLIKNNKVERVILGDIDVRVAQDFVNTLNTDKVEVVELHAEHDESLMNVISKGDVVVNALFYSFNERVARAAIEAGVHSVDLGGHIGGVTEKILDLHEDAKAKGVTIIPDLGVAPGMVNILAGYGASKLDEVESIKLFVGGIPTEPKPPLHYTRVFSLDGVFDHYTEPSKAIQKGKLEEVPSLSGVEPIYFDDFGVLEAFYTSGGISTLYKTFPNVHTLEYKTIRYKGHAEKFKLLADLGFLDSTNKVEVDNQEVPVRAVVREALKKKLELGTKPDAVLLRVIVAGEKAQQQVTYEYEMVVRKDMTINETAMARATANTISVVAQMIGEGTITERGVFAPESIVPGDTYMEEMAKRGVVIKETSHKSAMIVKW, encoded by the coding sequence ATGAAAGTTGTTGTATTAGGTGCAGGTTTAATGGGAAAAGAGGTAGCTCGTGATTTAATTAAAAATAATAAAGTAGAACGTGTAATCTTAGGGGACATAGATGTAAGAGTGGCACAGGATTTTGTGAACACGTTAAACACAGATAAGGTTGAGGTAGTGGAGCTTCATGCAGAGCACGATGAATCTTTAATGAACGTCATATCTAAAGGAGATGTGGTCGTAAATGCTCTATTCTATTCCTTTAATGAACGTGTAGCAAGAGCAGCAATTGAGGCTGGAGTACATTCCGTGGATTTAGGTGGACATATCGGTGGGGTAACGGAGAAAATTCTAGATCTTCATGAAGACGCAAAAGCTAAAGGCGTAACAATTATTCCTGATTTGGGCGTTGCTCCAGGTATGGTCAATATTCTAGCGGGCTATGGTGCATCAAAATTAGATGAAGTTGAATCTATTAAGCTCTTTGTGGGAGGTATACCAACAGAGCCAAAGCCGCCGCTTCATTACACACGAGTATTTTCTTTAGATGGGGTTTTTGATCATTATACAGAGCCTTCAAAAGCGATTCAAAAGGGGAAACTTGAGGAAGTTCCATCTTTATCAGGTGTCGAGCCTATTTATTTTGACGATTTTGGTGTGTTGGAGGCATTTTATACATCAGGTGGTATTTCCACGCTGTATAAGACATTCCCTAATGTCCACACATTAGAGTACAAAACAATTCGTTATAAGGGGCATGCAGAGAAATTTAAGCTGTTAGCTGATTTAGGATTCCTCGATTCAACGAATAAGGTAGAGGTCGATAATCAAGAAGTACCTGTTCGAGCAGTTGTGCGTGAGGCACTTAAAAAGAAGCTTGAGCTTGGTACAAAACCAGATGCTGTACTACTGCGTGTCATTGTTGCTGGAGAAAAGGCACAGCAACAAGTAACATATGAGTACGAGATGGTCGTTAGAAAAGATATGACAATAAATGAAACAGCCATGGCTCGTGCAACAGCTAATACTATTTCTGTCGTTGCTCAAATGATTGGTGAAGGGACGATTACAGAGCGCGGTGTATTTGCGCCTGAATCAATTGTACCAGGAGATACGTATATGGAAGAGATGGCAAAACGCGGTGTTGTTATAAAAGAGACATCTCATAAATCTGCAATGATTGTGAAATGGTAG
- a CDS encoding butyryl-CoA dehydrogenase: MNFDFTIEQELLRKTVRQFVDDEIMPNIAKWDATGGFDAKIWSRLAELGLMGVCVPEKYGGSGMDYNALAIVCEELERGDTAFRTAVSVHTGLNSMTIMQWGTEEQKQQYLVPQAKGVRIGAFGLTEPGAGSDVVAMSTTAVRDGDFYVINGQKTWISLCDIADHFIVFAYTDKSKKHHGISAFIIERSMAGFTSKAIKGKYGIRAGNTGELFFEDLRVPVENRLGEEGEGFKIAMSALDNGRFTVAAGAVGLIQACLEASVKYCHERETFGKPIGEHQLVGQMIAKMEAGYQMSRLLVYRVGELKNKGVRNTQETSLAKWQACDFANKSADDAVQIHGAYGYSDEYPVARYLRNSKAPVIYEGTREIHTIMQADYVLGKRQDKPLGKMLPKWPFDE, from the coding sequence ATGAATTTTGATTTTACCATTGAGCAGGAGCTGTTACGAAAAACCGTTCGACAATTTGTAGACGATGAAATCATGCCCAATATTGCAAAGTGGGATGCGACAGGTGGTTTTGATGCAAAAATTTGGTCAAGACTTGCTGAGCTTGGCTTAATGGGCGTTTGCGTTCCTGAAAAATATGGTGGTAGCGGTATGGATTATAATGCACTTGCTATTGTTTGTGAGGAACTTGAGCGAGGAGATACGGCATTTCGAACAGCAGTTTCAGTTCATACGGGCTTGAATAGTATGACCATAATGCAATGGGGAACAGAGGAGCAGAAGCAACAATACCTTGTTCCACAGGCAAAGGGTGTTCGAATTGGTGCATTTGGTCTGACAGAGCCAGGAGCTGGTTCAGATGTAGTGGCTATGTCTACGACTGCCGTACGTGATGGAGATTTTTATGTTATAAATGGGCAAAAAACGTGGATCTCCTTATGTGATATAGCTGATCATTTTATTGTATTTGCCTATACAGATAAATCCAAAAAACATCACGGTATTAGCGCATTTATTATAGAACGTTCAATGGCTGGCTTTACTTCAAAGGCTATTAAGGGAAAATATGGTATTCGCGCTGGTAATACTGGTGAGCTCTTCTTTGAAGATTTACGTGTACCAGTAGAGAATCGACTAGGAGAAGAGGGAGAGGGCTTTAAAATTGCCATGTCTGCTCTTGATAATGGTCGTTTCACTGTAGCTGCTGGCGCTGTGGGACTCATTCAAGCATGCCTTGAGGCAAGTGTGAAATATTGTCATGAACGTGAAACATTTGGTAAACCTATTGGTGAACATCAGCTAGTAGGGCAAATGATTGCAAAAATGGAAGCAGGCTATCAAATGAGTCGTCTACTTGTCTATCGTGTTGGTGAACTAAAAAACAAAGGTGTTCGGAATACACAAGAGACGTCTCTTGCAAAATGGCAGGCCTGTGATTTTGCTAATAAATCAGCAGATGACGCAGTTCAAATTCATGGTGCCTATGGTTATTCAGATGAATATCCAGTTGCACGTTATTTGCGTAACTCCAAAGCGCCTGTTATTTATGAAGGCACACGTGAAATTCATACTATTATGCAGGCTGATTATGTGTTAGGGAAACGTCAGGATAAACCATTAGGCAAAATGCTACCAAAGTGGCCTTTTGATGAATAA
- a CDS encoding 1,4-beta-xylanase, whose translation MPERRRRRGPMIDFLLIGLIITLTTIILVIILSKDDFKFQKISASKGTESVPSNLSTESSAFPGIRIVTDVSNDKQTPFAIHYPQTDNKAFNEAVLQYISDSKETYLSSMKKIKNKEAMGELNISLETFPYREHYYSFVLTKMLYLGGANHEVSTKTFFINNETGEQITIKTLLQGDENNLSTLATQVRKDLQQNLQLKDDLFTDELEKATEPKWSNFNRFSIVDDSLQFYFDEYEIASGAAGAPIVKLPLSLINPLLASDFQIAMETIKPTKPPTTGDSTTKRIALTFDDGPHPKVTEQILDTLDKYHAKATFFMLGGRVQYYPDIAKDVLARGHEIGNHTWNHPVLTKLSQEQVLKQYTSTSAELEKAINHDATVFRPPYGATNDAINGQIPIPVVLWTIDTLDWKHRNAQQLLPYVKNNLHNNAIVLMHDIHQSTADGLDAVLAYLQGQGYEFVTVSEILPYRQ comes from the coding sequence ATGCCGGAACGCAGAAGAAGACGCGGCCCGATGATTGATTTCCTATTAATCGGCCTCATTATTACATTAACAACTATTATTTTAGTCATTATCCTATCAAAGGATGACTTTAAGTTTCAAAAAATTAGTGCCTCAAAAGGGACAGAATCAGTACCTAGTAATTTATCCACAGAAAGCTCTGCGTTTCCAGGTATTCGTATTGTAACAGACGTTTCTAATGATAAACAAACACCTTTTGCTATTCATTATCCACAGACAGACAATAAAGCATTTAATGAAGCCGTTTTACAGTACATATCGGATTCAAAAGAAACCTATCTGTCATCAATGAAAAAAATTAAAAACAAAGAGGCTATGGGCGAGCTTAATATTAGTTTAGAAACATTCCCATATCGTGAGCATTATTATTCCTTTGTACTGACGAAAATGCTGTACTTAGGCGGGGCAAATCATGAGGTTTCAACTAAGACATTCTTCATCAATAATGAAACTGGCGAACAAATCACCATTAAAACATTACTGCAAGGCGATGAAAACAACTTATCAACATTGGCTACTCAAGTACGTAAAGATTTACAGCAAAATCTTCAGTTAAAAGACGATCTCTTTACTGATGAGCTAGAAAAGGCAACAGAACCTAAATGGTCTAACTTCAATCGCTTCTCCATTGTAGATGATTCGTTACAATTCTATTTCGATGAGTATGAGATTGCTAGTGGAGCGGCAGGTGCACCAATAGTGAAGCTTCCTCTTTCGCTGATTAATCCGTTGTTAGCCTCTGATTTTCAAATTGCTATGGAGACTATAAAGCCTACGAAACCACCTACTACAGGTGATTCCACTACGAAACGTATCGCCTTAACTTTTGATGATGGCCCACATCCAAAAGTAACTGAACAAATATTAGATACTCTTGATAAATACCATGCAAAAGCTACCTTCTTTATGCTCGGCGGGCGTGTACAGTATTATCCTGATATTGCTAAGGATGTTCTTGCTCGAGGTCATGAAATAGGTAACCATACATGGAACCATCCTGTATTAACAAAGCTTTCACAAGAGCAGGTACTAAAGCAATACACATCAACTTCTGCAGAGCTAGAGAAAGCAATTAATCATGATGCCACTGTATTTAGACCTCCATATGGGGCAACAAACGATGCTATTAATGGGCAAATACCAATTCCAGTCGTACTATGGACGATCGATACATTAGACTGGAAGCATCGCAATGCACAGCAGCTATTACCATATGTGAAAAATAATTTACACAATAACGCCATCGTTTTAATGCATGATATTCATCAATCAACTGCCGATGGTCTGGATGCCGTACTCGCCTATCTACAGGGGCAGGGCTATGAATTTGTAACAGTCTCGGAGATTCTTCCATATCGTCAATAA
- a CDS encoding diguanylate cyclase, giving the protein MSHMHKSFTIDEHYLNSLPFPAIVMNQDGQAIILGKPAEQLFGISATDIKGNTTPFIHENLLRHLSLETFQAILHNDESTYIDQVQVVTFTNEEITAALLAKPFIEQGEKYILLLFMLPELMINSVSNSSTLINLKQGLDVAFMTVTLDHDGFILECNAEFLKTSQWTPKRVIGKTFWQLFPDNELSEKITNTIWRNLNNGHTWQGEVEKVTKTGQSYWVLLTAIPTFNLETNDQQFILIEKDITKSKTIQHQLEKIAYIDTETGLMNAHRLEKVISNMIEDERHFSFVYLSIDKFYTLKELHDQQIDQSLIVEFTNRIKMYFQDSTMARINENDFVVITPLSEWFIQGFLSYLQQHPIYSSNIAVPISISGGITRYPEDQTTFSQLMKASIATISNVREAGGDKIVSLSKATHKALNRKALIEKRLLQALDQKNLKVLYQPQIDVYSGKITAVEALVRWEDEVIGVVAPDELIPIAEETGLINNIGSFMLEKACEQALIWKKAGLDMKVSINSSVREFRDKNMAKSILEKLAKTGCPASLIQIEITEKFALEAEAATFITQQMRKLENEGISFILDDFGTGYGSFRYMQILPIDTLKIDKTFTSSLLKSEKTQKLMHGMVQLGKSMELKVVAEGVETAEQADLLITYGCDAIQGYYISKPATPEEIETLFVK; this is encoded by the coding sequence ATGAGTCATATGCATAAATCATTTACGATTGATGAACATTATTTAAATTCACTTCCTTTTCCTGCAATTGTCATGAATCAAGATGGACAAGCTATTATTTTGGGAAAACCTGCTGAACAACTATTTGGTATTTCAGCGACTGATATTAAAGGAAATACTACTCCATTCATACATGAAAATCTACTGCGTCATTTATCATTAGAGACATTTCAGGCTATTTTACACAATGATGAAAGTACGTATATAGATCAAGTTCAAGTGGTCACATTTACAAATGAAGAGATTACTGCAGCATTGCTGGCTAAACCATTTATAGAGCAAGGAGAGAAGTATATTCTCCTGTTATTTATGCTGCCAGAATTAATGATTAATTCTGTGTCAAATAGCAGTACGCTTATTAATTTAAAGCAAGGGTTAGACGTAGCATTCATGACCGTTACGCTTGATCATGATGGTTTTATCTTAGAATGCAATGCAGAATTTCTAAAGACAAGTCAGTGGACTCCAAAGCGTGTCATCGGCAAGACGTTTTGGCAGCTATTCCCTGACAATGAATTAAGTGAAAAGATTACAAACACTATTTGGCGTAATTTAAACAATGGTCATACGTGGCAAGGTGAGGTTGAAAAAGTTACAAAAACAGGCCAATCTTATTGGGTACTTCTAACAGCTATCCCGACCTTTAATCTTGAAACAAATGACCAACAATTTATTTTAATCGAGAAGGACATCACGAAATCAAAAACAATCCAGCATCAATTAGAAAAAATTGCTTATATAGATACTGAAACAGGTCTTATGAATGCACATCGACTCGAGAAAGTAATTTCTAATATGATTGAGGATGAGAGACACTTTTCTTTTGTCTATTTAAGTATTGATAAATTTTACACATTAAAAGAGCTACATGATCAGCAAATCGATCAAAGCCTTATTGTAGAATTTACAAACCGTATAAAAATGTATTTCCAAGATAGTACAATGGCACGCATTAATGAAAATGATTTTGTTGTCATCACACCTTTAAGTGAGTGGTTTATTCAAGGTTTCTTGTCCTATCTACAACAACATCCAATCTATAGCAGCAATATTGCAGTACCAATTTCTATTAGTGGTGGTATTACACGATACCCAGAAGATCAAACAACATTCTCTCAATTAATGAAAGCATCTATCGCAACCATTTCTAATGTTCGTGAGGCAGGCGGCGATAAAATTGTCTCATTATCTAAAGCTACTCATAAGGCTTTGAATCGAAAAGCTTTAATTGAAAAACGCTTGCTTCAGGCTCTTGATCAAAAGAATTTGAAAGTATTATATCAGCCCCAAATTGATGTTTATTCAGGAAAAATCACAGCTGTAGAGGCACTAGTCCGTTGGGAAGATGAAGTAATCGGTGTTGTCGCACCTGACGAACTTATTCCAATTGCAGAGGAGACAGGACTTATTAACAATATTGGTTCCTTTATGCTAGAAAAAGCTTGTGAACAGGCGTTAATTTGGAAAAAAGCCGGTCTAGACATGAAAGTATCTATAAACTCTTCTGTTCGTGAATTCCGTGATAAAAATATGGCAAAATCAATTCTTGAAAAACTAGCTAAAACGGGTTGCCCTGCCAGCCTTATTCAAATTGAAATTACAGAAAAGTTTGCACTAGAGGCAGAGGCTGCTACCTTCATTACTCAGCAAATGCGTAAGCTAGAGAACGAGGGCATTTCCTTTATTCTAGATGACTTTGGTACAGGGTATGGCTCATTCAGATACATGCAAATTTTACCGATAGATACATTAAAAATTGATAAAACATTTACAAGCTCCTTACTTAAATCTGAAAAGACACAAAAGCTAATGCATGGTATGGTGCAGCTTGGAAAATCGATGGAACTTAAAGTTGTAGCAGAGGGTGTTGAAACTGCAGAGCAAGCAGACCTTTTAATTACTTATGGCTGTGACGCTATTCAGGGCTATTATATTAGTAAGCCAGCTACTCCTGAGGAAATTGAAACATTGTTTGTAAAATAG
- a CDS encoding EamA family transporter: protein MERLKGIIFIVTGSMLWGATGPLMEWLLSHTPLTVSFMLTIRLTVAGILLLTYLLLTRKDIFGIWQQKLWSRQLVIFGIAGMLGVQFAFVAAINASNAVLATLLQFLAPIFVVAYVSLSLKKWPPKYQVLGIIGTLIGLFLLLTNASFDALLVSKKALLWGVAVGLTFAFYTLYPARLMKEWNVLLVVGWGMLIGGGTLGIIGRVWQSNLWLVFTDMKIIGLMLALIFFGTVAFVLFLSSMRYITAVETSVLSSIEPLTAMAISVIVFGTTLGFWQLVGVFVMLVCVTWLSVAGEKA, encoded by the coding sequence ATGGAACGTTTAAAAGGAATAATATTTATCGTTACTGGCTCGATGTTATGGGGTGCAACTGGGCCTTTAATGGAATGGTTACTTAGCCATACACCACTAACAGTGTCTTTTATGTTAACAATTCGTTTAACAGTTGCAGGTATACTATTGCTTACATATTTATTATTAACAAGAAAAGACATTTTTGGCATTTGGCAACAAAAACTGTGGAGTAGACAGCTCGTTATATTCGGTATAGCCGGAATGTTGGGCGTGCAATTTGCCTTTGTGGCAGCAATTAATGCGAGTAATGCGGTATTAGCAACCCTATTGCAGTTTTTAGCGCCGATATTTGTTGTTGCTTATGTCTCTCTTAGTTTAAAGAAATGGCCCCCTAAATATCAAGTGTTAGGGATTATTGGTACACTTATAGGTCTATTTCTCCTACTAACGAACGCTTCATTTGACGCTTTATTAGTTAGTAAAAAAGCCTTATTGTGGGGAGTAGCAGTTGGTCTAACGTTTGCCTTCTACACATTATATCCAGCACGTCTTATGAAAGAGTGGAATGTTCTACTCGTTGTCGGTTGGGGGATGCTGATAGGCGGAGGAACATTGGGGATTATTGGTCGTGTATGGCAGTCAAATCTATGGCTAGTGTTCACAGATATGAAGATAATAGGGTTGATGCTTGCACTCATATTCTTTGGAACAGTAGCTTTTGTGCTGTTTTTAAGCAGTATGAGATATATTACAGCAGTTGAGACTAGTGTACTATCTAGTATCGAGCCCTTAACAGCTATGGCTATTTCAGTAATTGTGTTTGGTACAACTTTAGGTTTTTGGCAATTAGTTGGTGTGTTTGTTATGCTTGTTTGTGTAACATGGCTTTCAGTAGCTGGAGAAAAAGCATAA